A single genomic interval of Arachis duranensis cultivar V14167 chromosome 7, aradu.V14167.gnm2.J7QH, whole genome shotgun sequence harbors:
- the LOC107459614 gene encoding uncharacterized protein LOC107459614, with translation MGVSVAEVVGGWRLLCQSGCYQNRRKLNQPKTPLFLQNAMPVRFTLNSRTRQTSIIAPRAEGRQAGDQNPETSSQEDLWYAGKLVAGSVAGAAVIKYGSALFPEITTPNIVLALLIITAPVLLAVVLLIKESLLKS, from the exons ATGGGAGTTTCAGTTGCAGAGGTAGTTGGTGGTTGGAGGTTGTTGTGTCAATCAGGGTGTTACCAGAATCGGCGAAAGCTTAACCAGCCAAAGACGCCGTTGTTCCTGCAAAACGCAATGCCAGTTCGTTTTACTTTAAATTCAAGGACGAGGCAGACTTCTATTATTGCTCCTCGAGCTGAAGGCCGCCAAGCAGGAGATCAAAACCCCGAAACATCTTCTCAA GAGGACTTATGGTATGCGGGGAAACTGGTGGCGGGTTCAGTTGCCGGTGCGGCTGTAATAAAGTATGGCAGCGCTCTATTCCCTGAGATAACCACACCCAACATAGTGTTGGCTCTCCTTATCATCACAGCTCCTGTGCTTCTTGCTGTTGTTCTTTTGATCAAGGAAAGTCTCCTAAAGTCGTAA
- the LOC107459564 gene encoding signal recognition particle 54 kDa protein 2 — MVLAQLGGSISRALQQMSNATVIDEKVLNECLNEITRALLQADVQFKLVRDMQTNIKKIVNLEDLAAGHNKRKIIQQAVFNELCKMLDAGKPSFTPKKGKPSVVMFVGLQGSGKTTTCTKYAYYHQKKGWKPALVCADTFRAGAFDQLKQNATKAKIPFYGRYLEDIYLVLTYDFVERFKKENCDLIIVDTSGRHKQEAALFEEMRQVSEATKPDLVIFVMDSSIGQAAFDQAQAFKQSVAVGAVIVTKMDGHAKGGGALSAVAATKSPVIFIGTGEHMDEFEVFDVKPFVSRLLGMGDWSGFMDKIHEVVPMDQQPELLQKLSEGNFTLRIMYEQFQNILKMGPISQVFSMLPGFSAELMPKGREKESQAKIKRYMTMMDSMTNEELDSSNPKIMNESRIMRIARGSGRQVREVMEMLEEYKRLAKIWSKMKGLKFPKKGDMSALSRNMNAQQMGKVLPPQMLQQIGGMGGLQSLMKQMGSAKDMMGMFGGGN; from the exons ATGGTTCTCGCACAGCTCGGGGGGAGCATCTCGCGTGCTCTCCAGCAGATGAGCAATGCGACGGTGATCGACGAGAAGGTTCTGAACGAGTGCCTCAACGAGATCACGCGAGCTCTTCTCCAGGCCGATGTTCAATTCAAGCTGGTGCGCGACATGCAGACCAACATCAAGAAGATTGTCAACCTCGAAGATCTCGCCGCTGGTCACAACAAGCGCAAAATCATCCAACAA GCTGTGTTTAACGAACTATGTAAAATGCTGGATGCTGGGAAGCCTTCTTTCACTCCAAAAAAGGGGAAGCCAAGTGTCGTCATGTTTGTTGGTTTACAAG GATCTGGAAAAACCACAACTTGTACAAAGTATGCGTATTATCATCAGAAGAAGGGCTGGAAGCCAGCACTTGTATGTGCAGATACATTCAGAGCTGGTGCATTTGATCAATTGAAGCAAAATGCCACTAAAGCTAAGATCCCTTTCTATGGAAGGTACTTG GAGGATATCTACTTAGTATTAACTTATGATTTTGTAgaaagattcaaaaaagaaaactgtGATCTCATAATCGTTGATACCAGTGGACGGCACAAACAGGAAGCTGCTCTTTTTGAAGAAATGCGTCAAGTTTCAGAAGCAACG AAACCAGATCTTGTCATATTTGTTATGGATAGCAGTATTGGTCAGGCTGCTTTTGATCAGGCTCAAGCGTTTAAGCAGAGTGTTGCAGTTGGAGCTGTAATTGTTACTAAAATGGATGGCCATGCAAAGGGTGGTGGTGCTCTTAGTGC TGTTGCGGCAACAAAGAGTCCTGTCATATTCATTGGGACGGGAGAACACATGGATGAGTTTGAAGTTTTTGATGTTAAACCTTTTGTAAGCCGACTGTTAG GCATGGGTGATTGGTCTGGGTTTATGGACAAAATTCATGAAGTCGTTCCTATGGATCAACAGCCAGAACTGCTTCAAAAGCTGTCTGAAGGAAACTTCACCTTGAGGATTATGTATGAGCAGTTTCAAAACATACTTAAAATGGGCCCTATCAGCCAG GTGTTTTCCATGCTTCCAGGATTTAGTGCTGAATTAATGCCAAAAGGCCGTGAGAAAGAAAGCCAGGCAAAAATTAAGCGTTACATGACAATGATGGACTCAATGACAAATGAAG AGTTGGACAGTTCAAACCCAAAGATCATGAATGAATCTCGGATAATGCGAATTGCTCGGGGCTCTGGTCGTCAAGTAAGGGAAGTAATGGAGATGTTGGAAGAATACAAGCGTCTTGCGAAAATCTGGAGCAAAATGAAAGGGCTTAAATTCCCAAAGAAGGGTGACATGAGTGCCCTATCTCGAAATATGAATGCCCAACAAATGGGCAAAGTCCTCCCTCCCCAGATGCTGCAGCAAATAGGTGGCATGGGCGGGCTACAGAGCTTGATGAAGCAGATGGGATCTGCAAAAGACATGATGGGAATGTTTGGTGGTGGCAATTAG